The sequence below is a genomic window from Blastopirellula marina.
TGCCCCTTTCCAACGCATGCGTTTCCCGAATTCAGTCGGTGCGTAGTACTCGGCAATTCCCTCCGAAATCCACATCGGCCAGCGGGATAATCGCTGCTGAACGCCAATGTTGTGCAGGATTTGATGGGCTCCTTCGTGCGATATCGTGGAGATGGCCTGACGAATGTAGAGATCCCATTTGAAGGGCGTTTGAGTCGGTTTCTCGTACATGACGACGTGGTTTTCGATCGTATCGTAGTACGCAACAACCCCGTCCGGCAATTGGGCAAAGTCTTTGTATTCGCGTTCGGTGGCGAACATGATCACCACCAGCGGCACCTCAGGCTCATGAACGTCGATCTTCTGCCGTTTGGCATGGGCCATCACGCCCGGAAGCATCGACTCCATGATTCGCATGGTGCCTTGGGCGAACTCGTTGGAGGTGTTGTAGACAAAGATGAAGTGTCGAGACGTAAACGTGCGAAACCCAGGATGCTCATCCTGCAGTCGCTTTTCAAGCTCCTTACGGTCCATTCCCTCGAACGGCTTATCGGTCTTCTTGACCTCGCTGATCGAACGTGTCACCAGGCGACCATCCGGCTGAAGAATCACCAGGCTCGACCCGATCGCAATCTGGATCTTTCCGACTTCCTCTTCCCCATCCTCCGTTCGGAACTCGACGTTACCGGTCACGTTATACAGGACCAGCCCAGGCTTGATGTCGAGGCCGAATGCCCGGGGATCAGGTACCGTTACTCGCTTCTGAGCGGTTGCGTTCGAACTTGCCAACGCCCAAGCGGCAAACACAAGACCTAAGCAAACAAGGGAGCGACGATACGACATTCGTGCTTCTCTTAACAGCGAAACAGCATTCGGGATGAGTTGGGAGCGGTAGGAGTGGCGTGCCCAGAGCCCTGGAATTGCCTCCCTGCAAGTTCATTGTCGTGACCAAACGCTTTCCGGCAAGCAAATTTCATAGCGATTGCCCGCTGCCCCGCTGGAATATCAAAAAGTTTCTCGATTTCTGACACTTAGGGCGATTAGTGGGGTTTAGATTAGATTGAGAGCATTACCCAAGTTGCCTCCGTGGCACCATAGCTTGGCAGGCCATTACCAGGCAAATTATCCGCTAACTCTTTAAACTGCAAACCCTTATGCACACGATGCTTCACTGGCTCAATAATCCATACCGGGCATTGGCTTTTGCCTTTTCGTTTGCTGTTGTGGCCGCCAACTACCATTTTGCCGCCCTAAATGCGGCAGACCCCACCTTCGTAGGGGCATTGGCTATTGCCTTGGAAGATCAGGCAGCCAACGAGCTACAGTTAAGTGACGAAGTGCGGGTAAAACTGAAGACCCTGGCTTATGAACGCGAAAAGCAAGCGCTGGATATGGCCTTGGAATTGAAAGGGGCTTCCCCTGAAGAAAAGCAGGCCAAGTTGGATGCCTACGTCGCCGAGTCCGAAAAGCAGGCGATGGCGCTGCTAACTCCCGAACAGCAACAGAAGCTGGAAAAGCTAAAGGTTAAAAAGGCTGGGCTCCCGTCGATTCTAGAACCTTCGATCGCTGGTCAGTTGAACTTGGCCGATTGGCAGAAAGAGGAACTCTCGCGCCGTCTTGCGGCCGTGCAGAAGCCTGACGCAGGCCCTCGCGAACAGGCCGAATTCGAACGATTTGCTAACCGACTGTTAAGCCCATCGCAACGCGCGAAATGGGAAGAGCTGGCTGGAATCTCAAACAATCCTGAAACGATTCCCGCAGATCAAGTGGTTCCTCCAAATCGCGAAGAGGCAGCCCCTCCTGCGTCGCCTATTGCTACGAATGCCCCTGGTCCCGCGCCGTCGGCGATGTCCCCTTCGGACGTCGCGACTGCACCTGGTGACCACACGATGAAGTTCAGCTTTCGCTATCAACCATGGGGAGACGTGCTGGACTGGTTCGCCGAACAATCGGACCTGTCGTTGGTCATGGACTCCCCTCCCCCAGGTACTTTTAACTATACCGACGGCAAACCTTATACTCCGTCAGAAGCAATCGACCTGCTCAACAGCATCTTGCTGACCAAAGGCTATACACTCGTTCGACGAGAAAAGATGCTGATTGTCGTAAATCTGGAAGACGGGATTCCACCGAACCTGGTGGCGACAGTCTCGATGGAGGACCTCGACAATCGTGGCGAATACGAATTGGTCAGCTGTCTTTTCAATCTGAAGAAGATGACCGCGGACGAAGCGGAAGCCGAGATCACTAAGCTGATTGGCCCTCAAGGATCGGTGGTTGCTCTGACACAGTCCCAGCAAGTATTTGTTACCGAGACAGCAGGTCGCCTGCGCACCATCCGCGATATGATCCAAGCGGTCGAAAACCCGTTTGGTAGCGATGTTACTGTCGTCGAAACCAAGAACTTGATGGCCGAAGAAATCTTGGCCGTGGTACGCCAACTGCTGGGCATGGAAGCAGGCTCGAACACCGCTACAGACGGTTCCATTCGTTTGGCTACCGATACCCTCGGAACCAAGATCTTCATCACGGGGAAAAAAGATGCTGTTGAGAAAGTCCAGAAGCTGATCACCCAGGTCGATGTGCCTGGCGGCGGCCTGGGCAGTTCTCCGGCCGATCAGCTTCAACTGGAAGTTTACCCGCTAGGAACGCTCGATCCAGCCACGACGCTGCAGGTCATGCAGACCCTTCTGGCCGGCAACCCGGACGTTCGCCTGG
It includes:
- a CDS encoding DUF1570 domain-containing protein — translated: MSYRRSLVCLGLVFAAWALASSNATAQKRVTVPDPRAFGLDIKPGLVLYNVTGNVEFRTEDGEEEVGKIQIAIGSSLVILQPDGRLVTRSISEVKKTDKPFEGMDRKELEKRLQDEHPGFRTFTSRHFIFVYNTSNEFAQGTMRIMESMLPGVMAHAKRQKIDVHEPEVPLVVIMFATEREYKDFAQLPDGVVAYYDTIENHVVMYEKPTQTPFKWDLYIRQAISTISHEGAHQILHNIGVQQRLSRWPMWISEGIAEYYAPTEFGKRMRWKGAGDINDMRMFELESYLKARDANQADGTMVDDTVGAGSLTSTGYASAWALTHYLASRKKIEFDKFMKKVSELRPLEGAIDRGTNGKVSSNQEVFKEYFGDNFAEIERAVVDHLKSQPYDHPLKEFPHVVASVQVMVNNRSFGRANVFHSQELAAKWQQEQVRKLDATQQQSAQIGMEIFPNRSAAERFASQWLRANN